Within the Butyrivibrio sp. AE3004 genome, the region ACTGAGGCAATGAGTATGGTAAAGATGGGAAGCGGTGCAAATCTGCTTGGCTATTATATGTATCATGGCGGTACAAATCCGGAGGGCAAGCTTTCGACCCTCCAGGAAAGCACAAAAACCGGATATCCGAATGATCTGCCGGTATTGTCCTACGACTTTAATGCTCCGATCAAAGAATACGGACAGATGTCTGAAACCTACAGAAGAGTAAGAAGGCTTGCCATGTTCACCAAGGATTTCGGGACAGATCTTTGTGATATGCCTTATGTTGCGCAGCCCGGTAATCCCGATAAGCCTGAAAACCTGACAGCTCTTAGGACTGCGGTTCGAATGGTCACAAAGGAGATATGCGGGGAAACCTTAAATAGCGGATTTTTGTTTGTGAACAATTATCAGAGAAGATACAAAATGGAAGACCATGATAATACTGTTCTTAAGGCATTTGATGCAGAAGGCAATGTGATAACCGAATTTGAAGTAAGAGACATCAAAAACGGTGACTATTTCTTTTATCCTTTTAACATGCCTATTGGAGAGGATGCTGTTTTAAAGAAAGCCAATATGATTCCGCTGTGCAAGCTTCATGACGAGAAAGGAAGAGAGAATGCCTATGTTTTCTATGCTGACGACAGAGACAGTGCGGCAGCAGAGATAGAAGGAGATCTTGGAGCTATAAAGATAGTTACACTAAGTAGCTATGAGGCTGAGCATGCGATAAAGATAAAGGATGACAGAGGCGCTGAACATCTCGTTATTTGTGAGCATGAGATAGTGGACAGAATAGTCGGAACAAACAGAAGAAGAGCCGGAGTTCTGGAAAACGGAAATCCGAACGGCTATGAGATTTTTGCGGAAATTCCGGATGATGGAGAGATGTATTCCATATCCTTCAGGGTATGGCCTGACCTTGATGAAACCCCCATAGGTTTTATTCATGCCGATGCAGAAAATGTAAGCGACACCTACATGGTGGACAGCATGGACTTTGCTGATTACAGATATGTAGATGAACTGACAAATCAAGTGAAAGCTGAAATATCAGAGGAAGGCTCAGACGGAGATTTTGCAAAGTACAAACTGACTGTTTCAGGAATTGACGAAGATACAGATGAAGTTTATCTGAAAATCCGTTATGCGGGTGACAGGGCTGAGTTGTTATCGTCATCCGATATGGAAGTCTTCCATGCAGGAGAGATGATCGCTGACAGCTTCTATACCGGACAGGAATGGGAGATAGGTCTTAAGAGATTTATAGGCTCAGAAGCTAAGGCTCACCTTGAAGAGTCATTTGCGGCAGATATATCAGTTTATCCGCTTGTTGAAAATCAGAAAATCTATTTGCAGGAATGGCCAAAACTCACCGAGAATTATAATGGAATCGGTGCAGCCTGCAGAGTTGAAGGCGTTTCATCTGTCACGCAGTACAGAATTAAACTGTGGTAATAATGTAAATATAGTGTAAAAAGAAAAATCCCTTTTGAAGAATATTTTGTTCTTCAGAAGGGATTTTCATCGTAAAGTTAATATAAATGGCATACTGGATTAAATGACGCAGTCTCTGTAGTCCAAATATATTTCCAACTGGTCATGTTCATCCATGTAGCTGTAGCATCTAAGGACTTCGTCCCGTAAGAGATCTCTGGAATCTCTTAAATATATCAGCTCATCATTTTTTAGCTTATAGTGCTTTGTGGTGTGCATAGCCATGATGATAGCGCGACTTAATCCTCCCCGTTTGTAAAGTAATTCTTTGATTTTGTTGTAGTCGATCATTATACTTTTTCCTTTCACTAAAGGGTTGATGTTACATTAATATTGTACCTGATAATATGAAAAAGAAAATTAAAGCGGTATTTAATTAATATATTAATTTGATAAATAAAAACTTAAGAAACAGGATAAAAGTAGTAAATAAAGGATTTGATGATTGCAATAATGTAAAAGTATAACGCAATTGTGTTAATCTAATTACTTAATACACGATAAATATAATCGAAATAACAATAATATTTATAATACAGATGTAAAATAAAAACGATTATACGATATTATATACACTGTAATAAGTAATAATTCGTAAATTACATTAAAAATGATCACTTTTAATGTAACTGTTTAAGCCCGGTGCAGTTTAGAAATTCAAGCTGTGATATACTAGTGTTTATCAATAAGAAGAACGGAGCCAATTTATGATGTCCGGAAAAAAGAAATTTACAATATACCTTTATATGTTAGTAGCGGCAATATTTTGCCTTATGATTGCAACAAGGTCCTCTTTTCTGTACCCGCTTAATAACTGGGATGACGCAAACAGCTATTTTTCAATGGGAAAATCTATCTTCAACGGCCAAATGCCATACAGAGATGTTTTTGATCAGAAAGGGATGTATCTCTATTTTTTGTATGGAATTGCATATCTGATTTCTCACACTACATTCATCGGAGTTTTTGCTCTCGAAATAGTGCTTGGATTTCTGGATGTGATAGGTTTTTACAGGATAATAATGCTTTTTATCGGAAATGAAAATGATGCGGGAGCTGACGGTGATTACAAAACAAGCATTGCGGCAGCCGGTTTTTCGTGCCTTACCTTTGCGGTTATTGTATGCTCGAGAAGCTTTTGGTGGGGCGGATCGGCAGAGGAAATCTGCCTGCCTCTGTATATTTGGGGATTGTATATTTCGGTAAGATATTTTAAAAACATATATCCGCAGAAGGCTATGTCCTTTAAGGATGTATTTATAGGTGGTTTACTTGCCGGCTTTATAGCGAATATCAAGTTTACCGGACTTGGTTTTTTCTTTGCCTGGATGATGATGGTGTTCTTTTCCTTTCTTTCCTGCAAAGAATTTGTAAATGGGATTAAAGCGTGCTTTGTGTTTCTTTTCGGAATGTTTGTAACCTTTATTCCATGGATAATTTACTTTGGAATAAAAGGGGCTTTATTTGAATGGTACTGGGGATATGTATATGTAAATGTGTTTGTATATACGGATGTTGAAAGTGCTAATCCCGGAACTATGGGAAGAATAAATCAAATGGTAAAAATATTGTATTGGCTTATCAGAGACAATCCGCAGTATTTTGTTTTTGTGATAATC harbors:
- a CDS encoding beta-galactosidase; translation: MLSDVSKLSYTPMSLTVDGKGFYPVMGEMHFSRYRNRYWEEELCKMKSGGVDIVSLYTIWIHHEEVRGEFDFSGDRNLRKFLETVKRVGINCILRIGPWAHGEARNGGFPDWLLEDAKEKGYELRSNAPEYLSHARNFYEHIYEQAKGYFLKDKGPIIGVQIENEYGHCGGFGGEEGEKHMRTLHDMAVEIGFDVPIYTATGWGGAVTGGMLPVMGGYCEAPWDPRTTEIEPSGNYIFTKERNDHNIGSDHGLGAGITFDMDKFPYLTAELGGGLQVTHHRRCIATGKDTEAMSMVKMGSGANLLGYYMYHGGTNPEGKLSTLQESTKTGYPNDLPVLSYDFNAPIKEYGQMSETYRRVRRLAMFTKDFGTDLCDMPYVAQPGNPDKPENLTALRTAVRMVTKEICGETLNSGFLFVNNYQRRYKMEDHDNTVLKAFDAEGNVITEFEVRDIKNGDYFFYPFNMPIGEDAVLKKANMIPLCKLHDEKGRENAYVFYADDRDSAAAEIEGDLGAIKIVTLSSYEAEHAIKIKDDRGAEHLVICEHEIVDRIVGTNRRRAGVLENGNPNGYEIFAEIPDDGEMYSISFRVWPDLDETPIGFIHADAENVSDTYMVDSMDFADYRYVDELTNQVKAEISEEGSDGDFAKYKLTVSGIDEDTDEVYLKIRYAGDRAELLSSSDMEVFHAGEMIADSFYTGQEWEIGLKRFIGSEAKAHLEESFAADISVYPLVENQKIYLQEWPKLTENYNGIGAACRVEGVSSVTQYRIKLW